From Bacteroidales bacterium, one genomic window encodes:
- the lpxK gene encoding tetraacyldisaccharide 4'-kinase, with protein MLGIKSKTFLFPYLAVLAIRNYLYDNRIIKSVKCDVPVISIGNITVGGTGKTPHTEMLVRLLNGSCKNDIAGSEPCRIGVISRGYKRKSRGYRMVEADDDFRMTGDEPLQIKRKFPDIKVAVCSNRVKAVQKIVADCGVNMVILDDAFQYRKIIPSCNILLVNYYNSIAGDNLLPVGTLRDLPSQVRRADIVIVSKSPDFGDYDGNDNPEMAAAAVEQEEKKWRKELELRPEQKLYFSTVSYLDAKPVFPKEADSRYLYSKFCMLFSGIANDTDIRRQLVGSYRIVDSLKFKDHKNYSSFDIKEITAMGRRQPAAVIMTTEKDSVRLLNNDKIPADIRKRLFYLPIEVRIIPTSKMAEFKEVIL; from the coding sequence ATGCTTGGAATAAAAAGTAAAACATTTCTATTTCCTTATCTGGCTGTTCTGGCCATAAGAAATTATCTGTACGACAACAGAATAATCAAGAGCGTCAAATGTGATGTTCCTGTTATTTCTATTGGAAATATTACGGTTGGCGGAACAGGGAAAACACCTCATACAGAAATGCTTGTAAGGTTGCTTAACGGAAGCTGCAAAAATGATATTGCTGGCAGCGAGCCTTGCAGAATAGGGGTTATTTCCCGCGGATACAAAAGGAAATCACGCGGTTACAGGATGGTTGAAGCGGATGATGATTTCCGCATGACGGGTGATGAGCCGTTGCAGATTAAGCGCAAATTCCCTGACATTAAAGTTGCCGTTTGCTCAAATAGAGTTAAAGCTGTTCAGAAAATTGTGGCTGATTGCGGCGTCAACATGGTAATTTTGGATGATGCTTTCCAGTACAGAAAGATTATTCCCTCTTGCAATATCTTGCTTGTAAACTATTATAATTCCATTGCGGGCGATAATCTGCTTCCTGTTGGAACTCTAAGGGATCTTCCTTCCCAGGTACGCAGGGCGGATATTGTGATTGTTTCCAAATCCCCTGATTTTGGAGATTATGATGGGAATGACAACCCTGAGATGGCTGCGGCAGCAGTTGAACAGGAGGAGAAAAAATGGCGCAAAGAGCTGGAACTCAGACCGGAGCAGAAACTATATTTTTCCACTGTGTCATATTTGGATGCAAAGCCCGTATTTCCAAAAGAGGCTGACTCCCGGTATCTATACTCAAAATTCTGTATGCTATTTTCCGGCATAGCAAATGATACGGACATTAGAAGGCAGCTTGTTGGCAGCTATCGCATTGTAGATTCTTTAAAATTTAAGGACCATAAGAATTACTCATCCTTTGATATTAAGGAGATTACGGCAATGGGAAGACGTCAGCCCGCAGCCGTCATAATGACTACGGAGAAGGATAGCGTCCGTTTGCTCAACAATGACAAGATTCCCGCTGACATAAGGAAGCGTCTGTTCTACCTGCCAATAGAGGTAAGGATAATACCGACTTCCAAAATGGCTGAGTTTAAGGAGGTTATACTTTAA
- the rplM gene encoding 50S ribosomal protein L13 → MDYRSYKTVFVNNKTATKEWVIIDATDLVLGRLASRVALLLRGKEKVNFTPNTDCGDNVIIINAAKVRLTGKKLTDKVYVRYTGYPGGQRFATPKELLQRRPVALIEEAVRGMLPKTRLGAQMFRNLHVYAGAEHKHEAQKPKTIKLNEI, encoded by the coding sequence ATGGATTACAGAAGTTACAAAACAGTGTTTGTCAACAACAAAACAGCCACTAAAGAGTGGGTGATTATTGATGCTACAGACCTAGTTTTAGGACGTCTTGCTTCTAGAGTAGCGTTGCTGCTTAGAGGTAAGGAGAAAGTTAACTTTACACCTAACACGGATTGCGGAGATAATGTTATTATCATTAACGCCGCAAAGGTCCGTCTTACAGGTAAGAAGCTGACAGATAAGGTGTACGTAAGGTACACAGGTTATCCCGGAGGTCAGCGCTTTGCAACTCCAAAGGAGTTATTGCAACGCAGACCGGTAGCGCTTATTGAGGAGGCCGTTAGAGGAATGCTTCCAAAGACAAGGCTGGGTGCTCAGATGTTCCGCAATCTTCACGTTTACGCAGGTGCAGAACACAAGCATGAAGCACAGAAACCAAAAACAATTAAATTAAACGAAATTTAG
- the rpsB gene encoding 30S ribosomal protein S2 — MPRTNFQELLDAGAHFGHLKRKWNPKMAPYIFMEKNGIHIIDLHKTVLMIDDAANFMKNLARSGRKILFVATKKQAKDIIAEKAKEVNMPYVTERWPGGMLTNFPTIRKAVKKMNTIDKMITDGTFETLAKREKLQVTRQRAKLEKNLGSIADLNRLPSALFIVDIQKESNAVKEAKRLNIPVIAMVDTCCDPTPVDYVIPANDDAAKSISVVMSALCGAVAEGLSERKVEKEKAAAEEEKRAKDKELAEDGG, encoded by the coding sequence ATGCCAAGAACAAATTTTCAAGAATTACTAGATGCAGGCGCACATTTTGGACACCTTAAGAGAAAATGGAATCCAAAGATGGCTCCATATATTTTTATGGAGAAAAATGGTATTCATATCATTGACCTGCACAAAACCGTGCTTATGATAGATGACGCTGCCAATTTTATGAAGAATTTGGCACGCAGCGGCAGAAAAATTCTTTTTGTCGCAACAAAGAAACAAGCAAAAGATATTATCGCAGAGAAGGCCAAAGAGGTTAACATGCCTTACGTTACAGAGAGATGGCCGGGTGGAATGCTTACAAACTTCCCAACAATCAGGAAGGCTGTTAAGAAAATGAACACCATAGATAAAATGATTACCGACGGAACTTTTGAGACTCTTGCAAAAAGAGAGAAACTTCAGGTTACCCGCCAGAGAGCAAAGCTGGAGAAGAACTTAGGTTCTATCGCAGACCTTAATCGTCTTCCTTCCGCTCTGTTTATTGTTGATATTCAGAAGGAATCAAACGCCGTTAAAGAGGCAAAGAGACTTAACATTCCTGTTATTGCAATGGTAGATACTTGCTGTGACCCAACTCCGGTAGACTATGTAATCCCTGCCAATGATGATGCAGCAAAATCCATTTCAGTTGTTATGTCAGCTTTGTGCGGTGCTGTTGCTGAGGGACTTTCTGAGAGGAAAGTAGAAAAAGAGAAGGCTGCCGCAGAGGAGGAGAAGAGAGCTAAGGATAAAGAGCTTGCAGAAGATGGAGGATGA
- the tsf gene encoding translation elongation factor Ts: MDIKASDVMKLRKMTQAGMMDCKKALVEANGDYERAKELLREKGKLIAAKRSDRETSEGAVLARTNADNTKAVLVCLGCETDFVSGTEGFQKLAKEIADAAIANLPADVDALKACKVGNLTVEEAVTDQTGKSGEKHVLACYEKIEAPYVGYYIHNNKKVATIVGFSKKIADEAVKEIAMQITAMVPVSIRKEDCPQSVIDKELQIYREEVAQEGKPAAIAERIVEGKLAKFFKERTLEEQVLALGDGKQTVAQYLKSVDPEVKVVAFKRYSLSD, encoded by the coding sequence ATGGATATTAAAGCATCAGATGTAATGAAGCTGCGCAAGATGACGCAGGCCGGCATGATGGATTGCAAAAAGGCTCTTGTAGAGGCTAATGGAGATTATGAGAGAGCAAAGGAGCTTCTTAGGGAGAAGGGTAAGTTGATTGCCGCAAAACGTTCTGACCGTGAGACTTCTGAGGGTGCTGTTCTTGCAAGAACAAATGCTGACAACACAAAAGCAGTTTTGGTTTGCCTTGGCTGCGAGACAGATTTTGTCTCAGGTACAGAGGGCTTCCAAAAACTTGCTAAGGAGATTGCAGATGCAGCTATTGCTAATTTACCTGCAGACGTTGATGCTCTGAAGGCTTGCAAAGTTGGTAATTTAACAGTAGAAGAGGCTGTTACAGACCAGACCGGCAAGAGCGGAGAAAAGCACGTCCTTGCTTGCTATGAGAAAATAGAGGCCCCTTATGTTGGCTACTATATTCATAACAACAAGAAAGTTGCAACAATAGTTGGATTCAGCAAGAAGATTGCTGATGAGGCTGTTAAGGAGATTGCAATGCAGATTACCGCAATGGTACCCGTTTCTATCCGCAAAGAGGATTGCCCTCAAAGCGTAATAGACAAGGAGTTGCAAATCTACAGAGAGGAAGTTGCACAGGAGGGAAAACCTGCGGCAATTGCAGAGAGAATAGTAGAAGGCAAGCTTGCAAAATTCTTCAAAGAGAGAACTTTGGAAGAGCAAGTACTTGCACTTGGCGATGGCAAACAAACTGTAGCTCAGTACCTTAAGAGCGTTGACCCTGAGGTTAAAGTAGTTGCTTTCAAGAGATATTCTTTGAGCGACTAA
- the dusB gene encoding tRNA dihydrouridine synthase DusB, which translates to MKIGNITFGEYPLFLAPMEDVTDPSFRYICKEFGADMMYTEFVSSDALVRNVTKSLQKLQIYDYERPIGIQIYGHIPEAMVEAAQMAEASHPDVIDINFGCPVDKIAKRGAGSGMMRYPDKMVEITEMVVKAVHTPVTVKTRLGWDENSLIIVELAERLQDAGIAALTIHGRTRCQMYKGEADWTLIGEVKNNPRMKIPIIGNGDIIDGPTARNAFDKYGVDAVMIGRATYGHPWIFKEIKHFLATGNEMPPLTVKEKVELAKKHYAKSLEIKGEKRGMFEMRRHLSNYFKALPNFKETRMKLVTEPDPAKVVQLLDYIADTWG; encoded by the coding sequence ATGAAAATCGGCAATATCACATTTGGAGAGTATCCGCTGTTTCTGGCACCCATGGAGGATGTTACAGATCCCTCATTCAGATACATTTGCAAGGAGTTTGGGGCGGATATGATGTACACGGAATTTGTCTCTTCCGATGCCCTTGTGCGCAATGTGACAAAGTCTCTGCAAAAGCTGCAAATTTATGATTATGAAAGACCTATCGGGATACAAATATATGGTCACATCCCTGAGGCAATGGTAGAAGCGGCGCAAATGGCGGAGGCCTCTCATCCCGATGTGATTGATATAAATTTTGGATGCCCCGTTGATAAAATTGCTAAGCGGGGAGCGGGCAGCGGCATGATGCGATATCCTGATAAGATGGTGGAAATCACTGAGATGGTGGTGAAGGCGGTGCACACTCCGGTGACGGTGAAGACAAGGCTTGGCTGGGATGAAAATTCTTTAATCATTGTAGAACTTGCAGAGAGACTGCAAGATGCGGGGATTGCTGCGCTCACAATTCACGGCCGCACCCGTTGTCAAATGTATAAGGGAGAGGCGGACTGGACCTTAATTGGAGAAGTTAAGAACAACCCGCGCATGAAAATCCCAATCATTGGCAACGGAGATATTATTGACGGGCCGACAGCGCGCAATGCTTTTGACAAGTATGGCGTTGATGCTGTGATGATTGGGCGTGCTACATATGGACATCCGTGGATTTTTAAAGAGATAAAGCATTTTCTCGCGACAGGTAATGAAATGCCTCCCCTGACTGTAAAGGAGAAAGTGGAGCTTGCAAAAAAACACTATGCAAAATCTTTGGAGATAAAGGGTGAAAAGCGCGGCATGTTTGAGATGCGCCGTCACTTGAGCAATTATTTCAAAGCCCTTCCAAACTTCAAAGAAACCCGCATGAAACTTGTCACAGAGCCGGACCCCGCAAAAGTTGTACAGCTATTGGATTACATTGCTGATACGTGGGGTTAA
- the rpsI gene encoding 30S ribosomal protein S9: MEKINALGRRKSAIARVFVNTGKGNITINGKELEKYFPDESLVYIVKQPLEVTNTLANFDIQVNLVGGGIKGQAEALRLGISRALCKIDAEAYRSILKKNGFLTRDQREVERKKPGQPGARRRFQFSKR; this comes from the coding sequence ATGGAGAAAATTAACGCCCTTGGAAGACGTAAATCAGCAATTGCTCGCGTTTTCGTGAACACAGGTAAAGGCAACATTACAATTAATGGCAAAGAGCTGGAGAAATATTTCCCTGATGAGTCTCTTGTTTACATTGTAAAACAGCCGCTTGAGGTCACCAACACTTTGGCTAACTTTGATATTCAGGTTAACCTTGTAGGTGGCGGAATTAAAGGACAGGCAGAGGCTCTTCGCCTTGGCATATCACGCGCCCTTTGCAAAATTGACGCTGAGGCCTATCGTTCAATCCTAAAGAAGAACGGATTTCTTACTCGTGACCAGAGAGAGGTTGAGAGAAAGAAGCCGGGACAGCCTGGAGCTCGCAGACGCTTCCAATTCAGTAAACGTTAG
- a CDS encoding HAMP domain-containing histidine kinase translates to MTSKLAIIRKLLLIISLAAGVVFVFYILAFFFDFSIDRHAFDIPILALVFLLISLVICYLVLSRHEDEWFLMKNSLLLFKKKVSIASRLNGTIFMVYDRTKRFFIRLDESGDTILHYIYLKDWLPQFYPEDLHIGKELLGVLDEGKMEQYHTEYRYKFPDRYCWFSIDVSPYESGAGNEILSYICIVRSIDKEKLEMQEMIYLRDKAEAANKMKTLFIQSVSHEVRTPLNAIIGFSGLICEGASAEGRQDYIKYINDNSKQLLSIVDNMLLLSDAESGLVTVNKQTFDFEQFFKALADTLKVRMHKKLDFICLSGGPASIISDDEIIKDILGILVSNAEKFTDTGSITMRYEVTEKDIKISVIDTGIGISKEAQEALFRLFEKANKFSQGAGLGLALCSTMVRLLGGKIGVNSELGKGSTFWFSIPK, encoded by the coding sequence ATGACTTCAAAATTGGCCATAATAAGAAAACTGCTCTTAATAATTTCCCTGGCGGCAGGCGTTGTCTTTGTTTTTTATATCCTCGCTTTTTTCTTTGACTTCTCCATTGACAGGCATGCTTTTGATATTCCGATACTGGCGCTTGTGTTCCTTCTTATATCATTGGTAATATGCTATCTAGTGTTGTCACGCCATGAGGATGAATGGTTCTTGATGAAGAACAGTCTTCTGCTGTTTAAGAAAAAAGTGTCTATCGCATCCAGGTTGAACGGCACCATATTTATGGTGTACGACAGGACTAAAAGATTCTTTATCAGGTTGGATGAAAGCGGAGACACAATCTTGCACTACATCTATTTAAAAGATTGGCTGCCACAATTTTACCCGGAAGACTTGCATATTGGAAAAGAGCTGCTCGGCGTTTTGGATGAAGGAAAGATGGAGCAGTATCATACAGAGTATAGGTATAAATTTCCCGACAGATATTGCTGGTTTTCTATTGATGTTTCTCCGTATGAAAGTGGAGCCGGCAATGAAATATTGAGTTATATCTGCATTGTTCGCAGCATAGATAAAGAAAAGCTGGAAATGCAGGAAATGATCTACTTGCGAGATAAAGCGGAGGCTGCAAATAAAATGAAAACGCTCTTTATACAATCTGTTAGCCATGAGGTGAGAACTCCGCTAAATGCGATAATCGGTTTTTCTGGTTTAATTTGCGAGGGGGCATCGGCGGAGGGGCGACAGGATTATATAAAATATATTAATGATAATTCTAAGCAGCTTCTCAGCATTGTAGACAATATGCTTCTGTTGTCCGACGCAGAGTCCGGACTAGTTACTGTAAACAAACAAACGTTTGATTTTGAGCAGTTTTTCAAAGCGCTTGCAGACACTCTCAAGGTGAGGATGCATAAAAAACTGGATTTTATCTGTTTATCCGGAGGTCCGGCAAGTATTATTTCTGATGATGAGATAATAAAAGACATTCTAGGTATTCTTGTTTCAAATGCAGAGAAATTCACTGACACCGGGAGCATCACAATGAGGTATGAAGTAACAGAAAAAGATATCAAAATATCTGTAATTGACACGGGCATAGGAATTAGCAAAGAGGCGCAGGAGGCGTTGTTCCGGCTATTTGAGAAGGCAAATAAATTCTCACAAGGGGCCGGCCTTGGACTTGCCTTGTGCAGCACAATGGTTCGTCTTCTTGGAGGCAAAATTGGTGTAAACTCAGAGCTAGGCAAAGGCTCAACTTTCTGGTTCAGCATTCCTAAGTAA
- a CDS encoding family 20 glycosylhydrolase, translating to MPQPQSATLISGEFNFGSNSKIIVPVKEKNAPYIQAFLRQFSGIASSQIKESNKKGGDKDVVFQKVAGMDKEEYSLDVTPSGAVIKYSFPNGAFYAVQTLSQLVKPESEKAAGGKEQCYTVQCASIKDKPRFSYRGVHLCVGSHVFSMDFIKKYIDEAAKYKMNVFHWHLTEDQGWRLEIKKYPELTQKGSIRKETVIGTLKSGVYDGTPYGGYYTQEQAKEIVKYAAERYVTVIPEIEMPGHSLGALHCFPNLSCDSTKTYEVATKWGVFKDVYCPKEETFKFLEDVLTEVFEIFPSEYIHIGGDECPKTAWKNSAYCQDLMKKLGLKDEMQLQSYFIQRMEKFINAHGRKIIGWDEILQGGLAPNATVMSWLGVEGGIKAAKQHHNAIMAPYEYYYLDYYQANPDSEPLSMGDVNTLKKMYTYEPVSNTLTPEEQKYIIGVEGCLWTEYVTTPDRAWYQAYPRSLAIAESAWTMPEHKSWDSFTRRVENGQLKRLESDGIKYCDAFHNVYIQVKKDDVYSKVVTMELDAPDAVIRYTTDGSEPTAESPVYKLPFVINKQTIVKARGFREGKAIGVTKQAGW from the coding sequence GTGCCGCAGCCCCAATCTGCAACTTTAATTTCTGGTGAATTTAACTTTGGCTCAAATTCTAAAATCATTGTTCCTGTCAAAGAAAAAAACGCTCCTTACATTCAGGCTTTCTTACGTCAGTTCTCTGGCATTGCCTCTTCTCAAATAAAAGAGAGCAATAAAAAAGGCGGGGATAAAGATGTTGTTTTCCAGAAGGTTGCGGGGATGGACAAAGAGGAATACAGTTTGGATGTTACCCCATCCGGCGCAGTAATAAAATACAGTTTTCCCAACGGAGCATTTTATGCGGTGCAAACATTAAGTCAGCTTGTTAAGCCGGAATCGGAAAAGGCAGCAGGCGGAAAAGAGCAATGTTATACTGTGCAATGCGCATCAATTAAAGACAAGCCTAGATTCAGTTATCGCGGAGTTCATCTTTGCGTTGGCAGCCATGTATTCTCTATGGATTTTATAAAGAAGTATATAGATGAGGCGGCAAAATATAAGATGAATGTTTTTCACTGGCATCTGACGGAAGACCAGGGATGGAGATTGGAAATCAAAAAATATCCGGAGCTTACACAGAAAGGTTCTATCAGAAAAGAGACTGTTATAGGGACTTTGAAATCAGGTGTTTATGACGGCACACCTTATGGCGGATATTATACTCAGGAGCAGGCAAAGGAGATTGTAAAATATGCAGCTGAAAGATATGTTACCGTAATTCCTGAGATAGAGATGCCGGGCCATTCTCTTGGCGCGCTTCACTGTTTTCCAAATCTCTCTTGCGACAGCACAAAAACTTATGAGGTTGCAACAAAGTGGGGAGTTTTCAAAGATGTTTATTGTCCAAAAGAGGAGACTTTCAAATTTTTGGAAGATGTCCTGACTGAGGTTTTTGAAATATTCCCGTCTGAATATATTCACATCGGCGGAGATGAATGCCCAAAAACTGCGTGGAAGAACAGCGCTTACTGTCAGGATCTTATGAAGAAACTGGGGCTCAAGGATGAAATGCAACTGCAAAGTTATTTTATTCAGCGGATGGAAAAATTCATCAATGCACATGGCAGAAAAATTATTGGATGGGATGAAATTTTGCAAGGTGGTCTTGCGCCAAATGCAACGGTAATGTCATGGCTTGGAGTAGAGGGCGGCATCAAAGCGGCAAAGCAACATCACAATGCAATCATGGCGCCGTATGAATATTACTATCTGGATTATTATCAGGCAAACCCTGATTCTGAACCACTTAGCATGGGAGATGTGAACACTTTAAAGAAGATGTACACTTATGAGCCTGTCTCAAACACGCTGACTCCTGAGGAGCAAAAATATATAATTGGAGTTGAGGGTTGCTTGTGGACTGAATATGTTACTACTCCCGATAGAGCTTGGTATCAGGCATATCCGCGTTCTCTTGCAATTGCGGAGAGTGCATGGACAATGCCGGAACATAAGAGCTGGGATAGTTTTACAAGGAGAGTGGAAAACGGGCAGCTGAAGAGATTGGAAAGCGATGGCATAAAATATTGTGATGCCTTTCACAATGTATATATCCAAGTGAAGAAAGATGATGTTTACTCCAAAGTTGTGACAATGGAGCTTGATGCCCCTGATGCTGTAATACGCTACACTACAGATGGTTCAGAGCCAACTGCGGAATCTCCCGTTTACAAGTTGCCGTTTGTCATTAACAAACAGACCATAGTTAAAGCAAGAGGTTTTAGAGAGGGGAAAGCAATTGGAGTTACAAAACAGGCGGGATGGTAA